In Thermomicrobiales bacterium, a single genomic region encodes these proteins:
- a CDS encoding ABC transporter permease has translation MTATNMTVSTSVPPTEIPAGQPRFQSLVRMELRKLRYRPMTFVIFGIMAALLSGLMTIGYIATRVSNRPPGVSLEDDVRSFLFPGVFQDGFSIIGGVGGILLVVIAAAIIGSEYSWGTIRVLVGSGVPRARLIASKLVTVGLVTIGLTIVGFLAFTITSVGIAIFGGHTLDMSWLNGGTAIDLLLMFVRTIFILFVSAVLAFTVTVFSRSLAAGIAVGIGYMVFEGIAVGLLGLMGNVGETLADLLLSPNMNAIQQPSRTTSASAPLPATVCPIPGARLRCSRSIPPP, from the coding sequence ATGACAGCAACGAATATGACCGTCTCGACCTCAGTTCCACCGACGGAGATCCCCGCCGGACAGCCGCGCTTCCAGAGTCTCGTCCGGATGGAGCTACGCAAGCTGCGCTATCGCCCGATGACCTTCGTCATCTTCGGCATCATGGCTGCGCTGCTCTCCGGCCTGATGACGATTGGCTACATCGCCACTCGCGTCTCTAATCGTCCGCCGGGCGTATCCCTTGAGGACGACGTCCGAAGCTTTCTCTTCCCGGGCGTCTTCCAGGATGGATTCAGCATCATCGGCGGAGTCGGTGGCATTCTGCTGGTGGTGATCGCCGCCGCGATCATCGGTTCGGAGTACAGCTGGGGAACGATCCGTGTGTTGGTCGGCTCCGGTGTGCCACGCGCCCGGCTCATCGCATCCAAGCTGGTGACCGTTGGTCTGGTGACGATCGGATTGACGATCGTCGGGTTCCTCGCCTTCACCATCACGTCGGTGGGAATCGCCATTTTCGGCGGCCACACGCTCGACATGAGCTGGCTGAACGGCGGCACTGCCATCGATCTGCTGCTGATGTTTGTCCGCACGATCTTCATTCTGTTCGTTTCAGCGGTGCTGGCGTTCACCGTGACCGTCTTCAGCCGTTCGCTGGCAGCCGGTATCGCAGTCGGCATCGGCTACATGGTCTTCGAGGGCATCGCCGTTGGCCTGCTCGGCCTGATGGGCAACGTTGGCGAGACGCTCGCCGACCTGCTGCTCTCGCCGAACATGAACGCGATCCAGCAACCTAGCAGAACTACATCGGCGAGCGCAC
- a CDS encoding MFS transporter: MPGMTKLTGRINEQNARWYALVASCFALFMAILDNLVVNVALPTISKDLEATTTQLQWIVSAYILVFASLQITAGGLGDRLGRKRFFMAGIALFTATSVLAAFSQNVEMLILARALQGLGAAFILPLSLSIISEAFPPEERGKALGIWSAISVSGLALGPVVGGLLVQYASWHWIFLVNIPIGIVAFAVSSAVIRETRDTSGTVATDIPGTILVTGAIASLTWALIEAGNRGWGDSLIVGALALAAVLFVSFVLVELRTERPMVPMRFFRSSTFTGANIVAFAVSFLIAGIAFFGTLYLQNVHGFSPVRSGLALLPMVAVMMVASPISGMMVGRIGASKLLAAGMVVAGIGTLLFMRANVHGTYMDILPSYLVMGLGMSLIFAPMTTAVLNSVEAGKSGVASAVNGAIREIGNAFGVALLGTIMNRAYQNYFTSDAQVRALRDNPDAGPLKPVLDILGAGMSYGGRVIQDQTLFPGVPADVSSMLREVSSNAFMVGMDRAIVVSVAVILVAAVVAWKLISDEVVAAHPVSEHAAFPVDVEAVPIPESGD, from the coding sequence ATGCCAGGCATGACGAAATTGACCGGTCGGATTAACGAGCAGAACGCACGCTGGTATGCGTTGGTCGCGTCCTGCTTTGCATTGTTCATGGCGATCCTCGACAACCTGGTCGTCAATGTCGCGCTGCCGACGATCTCCAAGGATCTGGAAGCGACGACGACGCAGCTCCAGTGGATCGTGTCTGCCTACATCCTCGTGTTCGCATCGCTGCAGATTACTGCTGGTGGACTCGGCGACCGGCTGGGCCGGAAGCGCTTCTTCATGGCGGGCATCGCGCTGTTCACCGCAACGTCGGTGCTGGCAGCGTTCTCGCAAAACGTCGAGATGCTGATTCTGGCGCGTGCGTTGCAGGGACTCGGCGCGGCGTTCATTCTGCCGCTTTCGCTGTCGATCATCTCCGAGGCGTTCCCGCCGGAAGAGCGCGGCAAGGCGCTCGGCATCTGGTCGGCGATCTCCGTCTCCGGTCTGGCGCTTGGCCCGGTCGTTGGCGGTCTGCTCGTGCAGTACGCGAGCTGGCACTGGATCTTCCTGGTCAACATCCCGATCGGCATCGTGGCCTTTGCCGTGAGTTCGGCGGTCATCCGCGAGACGCGCGATACCTCCGGCACCGTCGCGACCGACATCCCCGGCACCATCCTGGTCACCGGCGCGATTGCGTCCCTGACCTGGGCGCTGATCGAGGCCGGCAACCGTGGCTGGGGTGATTCGCTGATCGTCGGCGCGCTGGCCCTGGCAGCAGTGCTGTTCGTCTCGTTCGTGCTCGTCGAGCTGCGCACCGAGCGCCCGATGGTACCGATGCGCTTCTTCCGCTCGTCGACCTTCACCGGCGCGAATATCGTTGCCTTCGCCGTTTCGTTCCTGATCGCCGGCATCGCCTTCTTCGGCACGCTCTACCTGCAGAATGTCCACGGCTTCTCGCCGGTGCGATCCGGTCTGGCGCTGCTGCCGATGGTCGCGGTGATGATGGTGGCCTCGCCGATCTCCGGCATGATGGTGGGCCGCATCGGCGCGTCGAAGCTGCTCGCGGCCGGCATGGTCGTCGCTGGCATCGGCACGCTGCTGTTCATGCGCGCTAACGTGCACGGCACCTATATGGACATCCTGCCGTCGTACCTGGTCATGGGCCTCGGCATGTCGCTCATCTTCGCCCCGATGACGACCGCAGTGCTCAACAGCGTCGAGGCGGGCAAGAGCGGCGTCGCGTCAGCAGTCAACGGCGCGATCCGCGAGATCGGCAATGCGTTCGGTGTGGCGCTGCTCGGCACGATCATGAATCGTGCCTACCAGAACTACTTCACCAGCGACGCTCAGGTGCGGGCGCTGCGTGACAACCCGGATGCCGGGCCGCTCAAGCCGGTCCTCGACATCCTCGGTGCCGGGATGAGCTACGGCGGTCGAGTGATCCAGGATCAGACGCTCTTCCCGGGCGTTCCGGCCGATGTCAGCTCGATGCTGCGCGAGGTGTCCAGCAACGCCTTCATGGTCGGCATGGACCGCGCGATCGTCGTCTCGGTGGCGGTCATCCTGGTCGCCGCAGTCGTCGCCTGGAAGCTAATCAGCGACGAAGTGGTCGCGGCGCATCCAGTCAGCGAGCACGCGGCATTCCCGGTCGATGTCGAAGCCGTGCCGATCCCGGAAAGCGGCGACTGA
- a CDS encoding ABC transporter ATP-binding protein, whose amino-acid sequence MSAQSTTPRMNGRPVRRKKRQRERSAEPIIRADHLTKRYGTVTAVDDVSFEVRRGEIYGFLGPNGSGKSTTIGMLLGLVAPSSGSIGLFGKGPDERAETLPRVGAIIESPAFYPYLSGRRNLRALADLRPGVTDARIDEVIEIVGLTGAANRKYSEYSLGMKQRLGIGWTLLHNPELLVLDEPTNGLDPAGMAEVRHLILQLASEGKTIFISSHLLNEIEQVCDRVTIIQRGKLIAEGWVDEMVNSEPRLLVRVDAPERAEGIVRGLLEAAEIEIDGDELMISAAALRPAEINAALVTAGIGVEELHTIQHSLEEAFLDLTNNVEQEAQA is encoded by the coding sequence GTGAGTGCGCAATCCACCACACCACGCATGAACGGCCGGCCAGTCCGGCGCAAGAAACGACAACGCGAACGATCAGCCGAGCCGATCATCCGCGCCGACCATCTGACCAAGCGCTACGGTACCGTCACGGCAGTCGATGACGTGAGCTTCGAGGTTCGACGCGGCGAGATCTATGGCTTCCTGGGACCAAATGGCTCGGGCAAGAGCACGACGATCGGCATGTTGCTCGGACTGGTTGCTCCCAGCTCGGGATCGATCGGGCTGTTCGGCAAGGGGCCGGACGAGCGAGCGGAGACACTGCCGCGCGTCGGCGCGATCATCGAGTCACCAGCGTTCTACCCGTATCTGTCAGGCCGCCGCAATCTGCGGGCGCTGGCCGATCTACGTCCCGGTGTCACCGACGCGCGCATTGATGAGGTTATCGAGATCGTCGGACTGACCGGCGCGGCCAATCGCAAGTACTCAGAGTATTCACTCGGCATGAAGCAGCGGCTCGGCATCGGCTGGACGCTGCTGCACAACCCGGAGCTGCTGGTGCTGGACGAGCCGACGAACGGCCTCGATCCGGCTGGCATGGCCGAGGTCCGCCACCTCATCCTGCAATTGGCCAGCGAGGGCAAGACGATCTTCATCTCCAGCCACCTGCTCAATGAAATCGAGCAGGTTTGCGACCGTGTCACGATCATTCAGCGCGGCAAGCTGATCGCCGAAGGCTGGGTGGACGAGATGGTCAACAGCGAGCCACGCCTCCTCGTCCGCGTCGACGCGCCAGAACGCGCGGAGGGCATCGTTCGTGGGCTGCTGGAGGCCGCTGAGATCGAGATCGACGGCGATGAACTGATGATCAGTGCCGCAGCGTTGCGCCCCGCCGAGATCAATGCCGCGCTCGTGACGGCCGGCATCGGCGTCGAGGAATTGCATACGATCCAGCACTCGCTCGAAGAAGCGTTCCTCGACCTGACGAACAACGTGGAGCAGGAGGCGCAGGCATGA